Proteins encoded together in one Capricornis sumatraensis isolate serow.1 chromosome 3, serow.2, whole genome shotgun sequence window:
- the NUBP2 gene encoding cytosolic Fe-S cluster assembly factor NUBP2 isoform X2 translates to MEAAAEPGNLAGVRHIILVLSGKGGVGKSTISTELALALRHAGKKVGILDVDLCGPSVPHMLRVQGRAVHQGDSGWVPVFVDREQSISLMSVGFLLEQPDEAVVWRGPKKNALIKQFVSDVAWGQLDYLVVDTPPGTSDEHMAVVDALRPYSPLGALVVTTPQAVSVGDVRRELTFCRKVGLRVIGLVENMSGFVCPHCSECTNIFSRGGGEELARHAGVPFLGSVPLDPELTRSLEDGRDFIQDFPDSPAFPALSSIAQKILSQTPAGLS, encoded by the exons ATGGAAGCTGCTGCGG AGCCTGGAAACCTGGCCGGCGTCCGGCACATCATCCTTGTCCTCTCAGGAAAGGGGGGCGTCGGGAAGAGCACCATCTCCACGGAGCTGGCACTGGCCCTGCGCCACGCGGGCAAGAAG GTGGGGATCCTGGACGTGGACCTGTGCGGCCCCAGCGTCCCCCACATGCTCCGGGTGCAGGGCAGGGCGGTACACCAGGGCGACAGTGGCTGGGTGCCCGTCTTTGTGGACCGGGAGCAGAGCATCTCCCTCATGTCTGTGGGCTTCCTGCTGGAGCAGCCGGACGAGGCTGTGGTGTGGAGAGGCCCCAAGAAGAATG CACTGATAAAGCAGTTTGTGTCTGATGTGGCCTGGGGGCAGCTGGACTACCTGGTTGTGGACACGCCCCCGGGCACCTCTGATGAGCACATGGCCGTGGTGGACGCCCTGCGCCCCTACAGCCCCCTGGGGGCCCTCGTGGTCACCACGCCCCAG GCGGTGTCCGTGGGGGACGTGAGACGGGAGCTGACCTTCTGCAGGAAGGTGGGGCTGCGGGTGATCGGGCTCGTGGAGAACATGAGCGGCTTTGTCTGCCCCCACTGCTCG GAGTGCACCAacatcttctccaggggaggcGGCGAGGAGCTGGCGAGACACGCCGGAGTCCCCTTCCTGG GCTCGGTGCCCCTGGACCCCGAGCTCACGCGGAGCCTGGAGGACGGCCGGGACTTCATCCAGGACTTTCCCGACAGCCCCGCCTTCCCCGCGCTCTCTTCCATCGCCCAGAAGATTCTCAGCCAGACGCCCGCGGGGCTCTCCTGA
- the SPSB3 gene encoding SPRY domain-containing SOCS box protein 3 isoform X1 has protein sequence MARRPRSSRAWHFVLSAARRDADARAVALAGTANWGYDSDGQHSDSDSDPECASLPSSIPSAVPVTGESFCDCESQSEAFCGSLHAAHRGRDCRCGEEDEYFDWVWDDLNKSSATLLSCDNRKVSFHMEYSCGTAAIRGTKELGEGQHFWEIKMTSPVYGTDMVSGWWGREVGVLPGASVPCPLCPPPFPDGGHRDVGRGPGQVPPHILQPARPGRGQLGPLLHRCVGPGRAGLGPPGCGAHPTLLPPGLLHHKGDKTSFSSRFGQGSIIGVHLDTWHGTLTFFKNRKCIGVAATQLQNKRFYPMVCSTAAKSSMKVIRSCASVTSLQYLCCYRLRQLLPGSGDTLEGLPLPPGLKQVLHHKLGWVLSMSRQPPEPSPAASGPEPRRCQRKRCRRT, from the exons ATGGCCAGGCGCCCGCGGAGCAGCAGAGCATGGCATTTTGTCTTGAGCGCAGCCCGCCGAGATGCGGATGCCCGGGCTGTCGCTCTGGCAGGGACTGCCAACTGGGGCTACGACTCTGATGGGCAG CATAGTGACTCAGACTCCGACCCTGAGTGCGCGTCCCTGCCGTCGTCCATCCCCAGCGCCGTGCCCGTGACTGGGGAGTCCTTCTGCGACTGTGAGAGCCAGAGTGAGGCCTTCTGCGGCAGCCTGCACGCCGCCCACCGGGGCCGGGACTGCCGCTGTGGCGAGGAGGATGAGT ATTTCGACTGGGTCTGGGATGACCTGAACAAGTCCTCGGCCACCCTGCTGAGCTGTGACAACCGGAAGGTCAGCTTCCACATGGAGTACAGCTGTGGCACGGCCGCCATCCGGGGCAccaaggagctgggggagggccaGCACTTCTGGGAGATCAAGATGACGTCGCCCGTCTACGGCACGGACATGGTGAGTGGCTGGTGGGGCCGGGAGGTGGGGGTGCTGCCAGGCGCCTCGGTCCCCTGCCCCCTCTGCCCGCCCCCATTCCCAGATGGTGGGCATCGGGACGTCGGACGTGGACCTGGACAAGTACCACCACACATTCTGCAGCCTGCTCGGCCGGGACGAGGACAGCTGGGGCCTCTCCTACACAGGTGCGTAGGGCCCGGGCGGGCGGGGCTGGGGCCCCCAGGCTGTGGGGCTCACCCGACCCTGCTGCCCCCAGGCCTTCTCCACCACAAGGGTGACAAGACGAGCTTCTCCTCGAGGTTCGGCCAGGGCTCCATCATCGGTGTGCACCTGGACACCTGGCATGGGACGCTGACCTTTTTCAAGAACAGGAAGTGCATAG gcgTGGCGGCCACGCAGCTGCAGAACAAGAGGTTCTACCCGATGGTGTGCTCCACGGCGGCTAAGAGCAGCATGAAGGTGATCCGCTCGTGCGCCAGCGTCACCTCCCTGCAGTACCTGTGCTGCTACCGCCTGCGCCAGCTGCTGCCCGGCTCGGGGGACACGCTCGAGGGCCTGCCCCTGCCGCCCGGCCTCAAGCAGGTGCTGCACCACAAGCTGGGCTGGGTCCTGAGCATGAGCCGCCAGCCCCCCGAGCCCTCGCCCGCGGCCAGCGGCCCAGAGCCCCGGCGCTGCCAGCGGAAGCGCTGCCGAAGGACCTAG
- the IGFALS gene encoding insulin-like growth factor-binding protein complex acid labile subunit, translating to MAPSRAPLPAGGPALVVLLVSWAALGPHGLEGVEPTAPADPEGLQCPVVCSCGHDDYTDELSVFCSSRNLTRLPGGLPPGTRALWLDGNNFSSIPAAAFRNLSGLGFLNLQGSGLASLEPQALLGLRSLCHLHLERNRLRALAAHTFLHTPGLASLGLSNNLLSRLDEGLFQGLAHLWDLNLGWNSLAVLPDTAFQGLAGLRELVLAGNKLVYLQPALFCGLGELRELDLSRNALRSVKANVFVKLPKLQKLYLDHNLVAAVAPNAFLGMKALRWLDLSHNRVGGLLEDSFPGLLGLHVLRLSHNALAGLRPHTFKDLHFLEELQLGHNRLRQLPEEAFAGLGQLEVLALNNNQLQELRPGGFLGLLNLAVLNLSSNCLRDLPERAFQGLAKLHSLHLEGGCLARLGPLAFAGLSGLRRLFLKGNSITDMDERSLGGLVELLELDLTANQLTHLPGRLFQDLGSLEYLLLARNRLSALPADALGPLQRTFWLDISHNRLEVLPTAVLAPLSRLRFLSLRNNSLRTFAPQPPGLERLWLEGNPWDCGCALGALRTFALQQPASVPRFVQALAEGDDDRQPPLLAYNNITCASPPSLAGLDLRDVDEAHFAHC from the exons ATGGCCCCAAGCAGAG CCCCTCTCCCCGCAGGAGGCCCGGCCCTGGTGGTGCTGCTGGTCTCCTGGGCAGCGCTGGGTCCCCACGGCCTGGAGGGAGTGGAACCCACGGCGCCAGCAGACCCTGAGGGCCTGCAGTGCCCAGTCGTCTGCTCCTGTGGCCACGACGACTACACGGACGAGCTCAGCGTCTTCTGCAGCTCCCGGAACCTCACGCGGCTGCCAGGGGGCCTCCCGCCCGGCACCAGGGCACTCTGGCTGGACGGGAACAACTTCTCCTCCATCCCTGCGGCCGCCTTCCGGAACCTCTCGGGCCTGGGCTTCCTCAACCTGCAGGGCAGTGGGCTGGCTAGCCTGGAGCCGCAGGCGCTGCTGGGCCTGCGCAGCCTGTGCCACCTGCACCTGGAGCGCAACCGGCTGCGCGCGCTGGCGGCCCACACCTTCCTGCACACGCCCGGCCTGGCCTCGCTCGGCCTCAGCAACAACCTGCTCAGCCGCCTGGATGAGGGCCTCTTCCAGGGCCTGGCGCACCTCTGGGACCTCAACCTGGGCTGGAACAGCCTGGCTGTGCTGCCCGACACCGCGTTCCAGGGCCTGGCTGGCCTGCGGGAGCTGGTGCTGGCGGGTAACAAGCTGGTCTACCTGCAGCCTGCGCTCTTCTGTGGCCTGGGCGAGCTGCGAGAGCTGGACCTGAGCCGGAATGCCCTGCGCAGCGTCAAGGCCAATGTCTTTGTCAAGCTGCCCAAGCTCCAGAAACTCTACCTGGACCACAACCTCGTGGCCGCCGTGGCCCCGAATGCCTTCCTGGGCATGAAGGCGCTGCGCTGGCTGGACCTGTCGCACAACCGCGTGGGCGGCCTCCTGGAGGACAGCTTCCCGGGGCTGCTGGGCCTGCACGTCCTGCGCCTCTCGCACAACGCGCTCGCCGGCCTGCGGCCCCACACCTTCAAGGACCTGCACTTCCTGGAAGAGCTGCAGCTTGGCCACAACCGCCTGCGGCAGCTGCCTGAGGAAGCCTTTGCAGGCCTGGGCCAGCTGGAGGTGCTGGCGCTCAACAACAACCAGCTGCAGGAGCTCAGGCCCGGCGGCTTCCTGGGCCTGCTCAACCTGGCCGTGCTCAACCTCTCCAGCAACTGTCTGCGCGACCTCCCAGAGCGGGCCTTCCAGGGCCTGGCCAAGCTGCACAGCCTGCACCTGGAGGGCGGCTGCCTGGCCCGCCTGGGCCCGCTCGCCTTCGCGGGCCTCTCGGGGCTGCGCCGGCTCTTCCTCAAGGGCAACAGCATCACAGACATGGATGAGCGCAGCCTGGGGGGCCTGGTCGAGCTGCTTGAGCTGGACCTGACCGCTAACCAGCTCACGCACCTGCCCGGCCGGCTCTTCCAGGACCTCGGCAGCCTGGAGTACCTCCTCCTCGCCCGCAACCGGCTGTCGGCGCTGCCGGCGGACGCCCTGGGGCCCCTGCAACGCACCTTCTGGCTGGACATCTCGCACAACCGCCTGGAGGTGCTGCCCACGGCCGTGCTCGCGCCGCTCAGCCGCCTGCGCTTCCTCAGCCTCCGAAACAACTCGCTGAGGACCTTTGCGCCACAGCCCCCGGGCCTGGAGCGCCTGTGGCTCGAGGGCAACCCCTGGGACTGCGGTTGCGCGCTGGGTGCCCTGCGGACCTTCGCCCTGCAGCAGCCAGCCTCCGTGCCCCGCTTCGTGCAGGCCCTGGCAGAGGGCGATGATGACCGCCAGCCGCCCTTGCTGGCCTACAACAACATCACCTGCGCCAGCCCGCCCAGCCTGGCGGGCCTCGACTTGCGTGACGTTGACGAGGCCCACTTTGCCCACTGCTGA
- the MRPS34 gene encoding small ribosomal subunit protein mS34 isoform X1 gives MVRRKVRPRLIAELARRVRALREQRERPRDSVRYALDYETLIRPHSGRKLPMRAWVDVHRESRLLQLLGRLPFFGLGRLVTRKSWLWQHDEPCYWRLTRVRPDYTAQNLDHGKAWGILTFKARALGLLSPGKTESEAREIEQVMYHDWRLVPKHEEEAFTSFTPAPEETPCPVPYPPLLRAMILAERQKNGDPSTEEPMLSLERIRTDPWDYPENLEAKKKTKGTAV, from the exons ATGGTGCGCAGAAAGGTGCGGCCGCGGCTGATTGCCGAGCTGGCCCGCCGTGTGCGGGCCCTGCGCGAGCAGCGGGAGCGGCCGCGCGACTCGGTGCGCTACGCCCTGGACTACGAGACGCTGATACGGCCGCACTCGGGCCGCAAGCTGCCCATGCGAGCATGGGTCGACGTGCACCGCGAGAGTCGGCTCCTGCAGCTGCTCGGCCGCCTTCCGTTCTTCGGCCTGGGCCGTCTGGTCACGCGCAAGTCCTGGCTGTGGCAGCACGACGAGCCGTGCTACTGGCGCCTCACGCGCGTCCGGCCGGACTACACGGCGCAG AACCTGGACCACGGGAAGGCCTGGGGCATCCTGACCTTCAAAG CGAGGGCCCTCGGTCTCCTCTCCCCAGGAAAGACGGAGAGTGAGGCCCGGGAGATCGAGCAGGTCATGTACCACGACTGGCGGCTGGTGCCCAAACACGAGGAGGAGGCCTTCACTTCTTTCACGCCGGCGCCGGAGGAGACGCCGTGCCCCGTCCCCTACCCGCCGCTCCTCCGGGCCATGATTCTAGCAGAGCGACAGAAAAACGGAGACCCCAGCACGGAGGAGCCCATGCTCAGCCTGGAGAGGATACGCACTGATCCCTGGGACTATCCTGAGAATCTGGAGGCGAAGAAAAAGACCAAGGGCACCGCAGTCTAA
- the EME2 gene encoding probable crossover junction endonuclease EME2, protein MARETSSVRPEDPAAAAPGAGSGGCPPQMSPGAAGSGEGAGRAMARAGLGRAGGVRRGPGQRRPPTWEISDSDAEGPAGAESPARARDPVGERRPAAEALRRLRPGQAVRRLAVLVDPAVLEDAGADTLMEALHALGCEPRAEPQRPARSLRWSRASPDPCPRGVPPEVWAEDEPHVLRLLEPEEFMRGVVQLTQVCGPTCSVPWVTPESPACLHLAVIGLDTYLWSQQPTSLETQQPEHPAVTCTEAAVGWPEVEEALVHLQLWANVDVLLVASWQELSQHVCAFTKALAQRPFKQARESGAFPFCTSGRWTAGERVARDGMGLRGAWRRQVRQLNRVSPAVADAVVSAFPSPRLLQQAYMACGTEQERLALLADLPVKTGKRTPPRRVGPDLSRRICLFLTTTDPDLLLDLGS, encoded by the exons ATGGCCAGGGAGACCTCCTCGGTCCGGCCGGAAgaccccgccgccgccgcgcctgGCGCCGGAAGCGGCGGGTGTCCCCCGCAAATGAGTCCGGGCGCGGCCGGAAGCGGAGAAGGGGCCGGGCGGGCCATGGCGAGGGCTGGGCTCGGGAGGGCCGGGGGCGTCCGCCGAGGCCCGGGGCAGCGGCGGCCCCCGACGTGGGAGATCTCGGATTCGGACGCCGAGGGCCCGGCTGGCGCGGAGAGCCCCGCGAGGGCCCGGGACCCGGTTGGAGAGCGCAGGCCGGCGGCCGAGGCGCTGCGGCGGCTGCGGCCCGGGCAGGCGGTGCGTCGCCTGGCGGTGCTCGTGGACCCAG CCGTCCTGGAAGACGCCGGTGCCGACACCCTGATGGAGGCCCTGCACGCCCTGGGCTGTGAGCCCCGCGCGGAGCCGCAGCGCCCGGCGCGGAGCCTCCGCTGGAGCCGAGCGAGCCCAGACCCTTGTCCGCGCGGT GTGCCCCCTGAGGTATGGGCTGAGGATGAGCCCCACGTGCTGCGGCTGCTGGAGCCTGAAGAGTTTATGCGGGGCGTTGTCCAGCTGACCCAG GTATGTGGCCCGACCTGTTCTGTGCCCTGGGTCACACCTGAGAGCCCTGCCTGTCTCCACCTAGCTGTCATCGGGCTGGACACTTACCTGTG GtctcagcagcccaccagcctggaGACGCAGCAGCCAGAGCATCCAGCGGTCACTTGCACCGAGGCGGCGGTCGGCTGGCCTGAGGTGGAGGAG GCCCTGGTGCACCTGCAGCTCTGGGCGAACGTGGACGTGCTGCTGGTGGCCTCCTGGCAGGAGCTGAGCCAACACGTGTGCGCCTTCACCAAAGCCCTTGCCCAGCGCCCCTTCAA GCAGGCCCGGGAGTCTGGGGCCTTCCCCTTCTGCACCTCTGGGCGCTGGACGGCAGGCGAGCGAGTGGCCAGAGACGGCATGGGGCTGCGGGGGGCCTGGAGGCGGCAGGTCAGGCAGTTAAACCGCGTCAGCCCAGCCGTGGCCGATGCCGTTGTCAGCGCCTTCCCATCCCCCCGCCTGCTGCAGCAG GCGTACATGGCCTGTGGCACGGAGCAGGAGCGCCTGGCCCTGCTGGCTGACCTCCCGGTGAAGACGGGCAAGCGAACGCCACCCCGCAGGGTGGGGCCCGACCTCTCCCGCCGCATCTGCCTCTTCCTGACCACCACTGACCCTGACCTCCTGCTGGACCTGGGCTCCTGA
- the SPSB3 gene encoding SPRY domain-containing SOCS box protein 3 isoform X2, with amino-acid sequence MARRPRSSRAWHFVLSAARRDADARAVALAGTANWGYDSDGQHSDSDSDPECASLPSSIPSAVPVTGESFCDCESQSEAFCGSLHAAHRGRDCRCGEEDEYFDWVWDDLNKSSATLLSCDNRKVSFHMEYSCGTAAIRGTKELGEGQHFWEIKMTSPVYGTDMMVGIGTSDVDLDKYHHTFCSLLGRDEDSWGLSYTGLLHHKGDKTSFSSRFGQGSIIGVHLDTWHGTLTFFKNRKCIGVAATQLQNKRFYPMVCSTAAKSSMKVIRSCASVTSLQYLCCYRLRQLLPGSGDTLEGLPLPPGLKQVLHHKLGWVLSMSRQPPEPSPAASGPEPRRCQRKRCRRT; translated from the exons ATGGCCAGGCGCCCGCGGAGCAGCAGAGCATGGCATTTTGTCTTGAGCGCAGCCCGCCGAGATGCGGATGCCCGGGCTGTCGCTCTGGCAGGGACTGCCAACTGGGGCTACGACTCTGATGGGCAG CATAGTGACTCAGACTCCGACCCTGAGTGCGCGTCCCTGCCGTCGTCCATCCCCAGCGCCGTGCCCGTGACTGGGGAGTCCTTCTGCGACTGTGAGAGCCAGAGTGAGGCCTTCTGCGGCAGCCTGCACGCCGCCCACCGGGGCCGGGACTGCCGCTGTGGCGAGGAGGATGAGT ATTTCGACTGGGTCTGGGATGACCTGAACAAGTCCTCGGCCACCCTGCTGAGCTGTGACAACCGGAAGGTCAGCTTCCACATGGAGTACAGCTGTGGCACGGCCGCCATCCGGGGCAccaaggagctgggggagggccaGCACTTCTGGGAGATCAAGATGACGTCGCCCGTCTACGGCACGGACATG ATGGTGGGCATCGGGACGTCGGACGTGGACCTGGACAAGTACCACCACACATTCTGCAGCCTGCTCGGCCGGGACGAGGACAGCTGGGGCCTCTCCTACACAG GCCTTCTCCACCACAAGGGTGACAAGACGAGCTTCTCCTCGAGGTTCGGCCAGGGCTCCATCATCGGTGTGCACCTGGACACCTGGCATGGGACGCTGACCTTTTTCAAGAACAGGAAGTGCATAG gcgTGGCGGCCACGCAGCTGCAGAACAAGAGGTTCTACCCGATGGTGTGCTCCACGGCGGCTAAGAGCAGCATGAAGGTGATCCGCTCGTGCGCCAGCGTCACCTCCCTGCAGTACCTGTGCTGCTACCGCCTGCGCCAGCTGCTGCCCGGCTCGGGGGACACGCTCGAGGGCCTGCCCCTGCCGCCCGGCCTCAAGCAGGTGCTGCACCACAAGCTGGGCTGGGTCCTGAGCATGAGCCGCCAGCCCCCCGAGCCCTCGCCCGCGGCCAGCGGCCCAGAGCCCCGGCGCTGCCAGCGGAAGCGCTGCCGAAGGACCTAG
- the NUBP2 gene encoding cytosolic Fe-S cluster assembly factor NUBP2 isoform X1: MIRAHLLQEPGNLAGVRHIILVLSGKGGVGKSTISTELALALRHAGKKVGILDVDLCGPSVPHMLRVQGRAVHQGDSGWVPVFVDREQSISLMSVGFLLEQPDEAVVWRGPKKNALIKQFVSDVAWGQLDYLVVDTPPGTSDEHMAVVDALRPYSPLGALVVTTPQAVSVGDVRRELTFCRKVGLRVIGLVENMSGFVCPHCSECTNIFSRGGGEELARHAGVPFLGSVPLDPELTRSLEDGRDFIQDFPDSPAFPALSSIAQKILSQTPAGLS; encoded by the exons ATGATACGGGCACACTTGCTACAAG AGCCTGGAAACCTGGCCGGCGTCCGGCACATCATCCTTGTCCTCTCAGGAAAGGGGGGCGTCGGGAAGAGCACCATCTCCACGGAGCTGGCACTGGCCCTGCGCCACGCGGGCAAGAAG GTGGGGATCCTGGACGTGGACCTGTGCGGCCCCAGCGTCCCCCACATGCTCCGGGTGCAGGGCAGGGCGGTACACCAGGGCGACAGTGGCTGGGTGCCCGTCTTTGTGGACCGGGAGCAGAGCATCTCCCTCATGTCTGTGGGCTTCCTGCTGGAGCAGCCGGACGAGGCTGTGGTGTGGAGAGGCCCCAAGAAGAATG CACTGATAAAGCAGTTTGTGTCTGATGTGGCCTGGGGGCAGCTGGACTACCTGGTTGTGGACACGCCCCCGGGCACCTCTGATGAGCACATGGCCGTGGTGGACGCCCTGCGCCCCTACAGCCCCCTGGGGGCCCTCGTGGTCACCACGCCCCAG GCGGTGTCCGTGGGGGACGTGAGACGGGAGCTGACCTTCTGCAGGAAGGTGGGGCTGCGGGTGATCGGGCTCGTGGAGAACATGAGCGGCTTTGTCTGCCCCCACTGCTCG GAGTGCACCAacatcttctccaggggaggcGGCGAGGAGCTGGCGAGACACGCCGGAGTCCCCTTCCTGG GCTCGGTGCCCCTGGACCCCGAGCTCACGCGGAGCCTGGAGGACGGCCGGGACTTCATCCAGGACTTTCCCGACAGCCCCGCCTTCCCCGCGCTCTCTTCCATCGCCCAGAAGATTCTCAGCCAGACGCCCGCGGGGCTCTCCTGA
- the NME3 gene encoding nucleoside diphosphate kinase 3, with product MICLVLTIFANLFPAAYTGVHERTFLAVKPDGVQRRLVGEIVRRFERKGFKLVALKLVQASEELLREHYAELRERPFFGRLVKYMGSGPVVAMVWQGLDVVRASRALIGATNPPDAAPGTIRGDFCIEVGKNVIHGSDSVESARREIALWFRTDELLCWEDSAGHWLYE from the exons ATGATCTGCCTGGTGCTGACCATCTTCGCCAACCTCTTCCCGGCGG CCTATACCGGCGTGCACGAGCGTACCTTCCTGGCCGTGAAGCCCGACGGCGTGCAGCGGCGGCTCGTGGGCGAGATCGTGCGGCGCTTCGAGAGGAAGGGCTTCAAGCTGGTGGCGCTGAAGCTGGTGCAG GCTTCGGAGGAGCTGCTGCGGGAACACTATGCCGAGCTGCGCGAGCGCCCCTTCTTCGGGCGCCTGGTCAAGTACATGGGCTCCGGGCCGGTGGTGGCCATG GTGTGGCAGGGTCTGGACGTTGTACGCGCTTCCCGGGCGCTCATCGGAGCCACGAATCCGCCCGACGCCGCGCCCGGCACCATTCGCGGCGATTTCTGCATCGAGGTCGGCAA GAATGTGATTCACGGCAGCGACTCCGTGGAGAGCGCCCGCCGCGAGATCGCACTCTGGTTTCGCACTGACGAGCTCCTGTGCTGGGAGGATAGCGCGGGGCACTGGCTGTACGAGTAG
- the MRPS34 gene encoding small ribosomal subunit protein mS34 isoform X2, whose protein sequence is MVRRKVRPRLIAELARRVRALREQRERPRDSVRYALDYETLIRPHSGRKLPMRAWVDVHRESRLLQLLGRLPFFGLGRLVTRKSWLWQHDEPCYWRLTRVRPDYTAQNLDHGKAWGILTFKGKTESEAREIEQVMYHDWRLVPKHEEEAFTSFTPAPEETPCPVPYPPLLRAMILAERQKNGDPSTEEPMLSLERIRTDPWDYPENLEAKKKTKGTAV, encoded by the exons ATGGTGCGCAGAAAGGTGCGGCCGCGGCTGATTGCCGAGCTGGCCCGCCGTGTGCGGGCCCTGCGCGAGCAGCGGGAGCGGCCGCGCGACTCGGTGCGCTACGCCCTGGACTACGAGACGCTGATACGGCCGCACTCGGGCCGCAAGCTGCCCATGCGAGCATGGGTCGACGTGCACCGCGAGAGTCGGCTCCTGCAGCTGCTCGGCCGCCTTCCGTTCTTCGGCCTGGGCCGTCTGGTCACGCGCAAGTCCTGGCTGTGGCAGCACGACGAGCCGTGCTACTGGCGCCTCACGCGCGTCCGGCCGGACTACACGGCGCAG AACCTGGACCACGGGAAGGCCTGGGGCATCCTGACCTTCAAAG GAAAGACGGAGAGTGAGGCCCGGGAGATCGAGCAGGTCATGTACCACGACTGGCGGCTGGTGCCCAAACACGAGGAGGAGGCCTTCACTTCTTTCACGCCGGCGCCGGAGGAGACGCCGTGCCCCGTCCCCTACCCGCCGCTCCTCCGGGCCATGATTCTAGCAGAGCGACAGAAAAACGGAGACCCCAGCACGGAGGAGCCCATGCTCAGCCTGGAGAGGATACGCACTGATCCCTGGGACTATCCTGAGAATCTGGAGGCGAAGAAAAAGACCAAGGGCACCGCAGTCTAA